In one window of Prevotella sp. E13-17 DNA:
- the galE gene encoding UDP-glucose 4-epimerase GalE, with translation MKQTILVTGGTGFIGSHTTVELQEAGYEVVIIDNLSNSNANVVDGIEKITGKRPAFEKVDCCDMEALEGVFKKYPNIEGIIHFAASKAVGESVEKPLLYYRNNLTSLINLLELMPKYNVKGIIFSSSCTVYGQPSEDNLPVTENAPIQKALSPYGNTKQINEEIIQDYIHSGAPIKSIILRYFNPIGAHPSALIGELPNGVPMNLIPFVTQTAIGIREQLKIFGNDYNTPDGTCIRDYIYVVDLAKAHVKAMERVLDKPETDAVEVFNIGTGKGLSTLEVVQGFEKATGVKLNWTYAPRREGDIEKVWGNVDKANKVLGWKADTPTEEVLKTAWRWQKKLREDGIQ, from the coding sequence ATGAAACAGACCATCCTCGTTACTGGAGGCACCGGATTCATCGGTAGCCACACCACCGTAGAACTGCAGGAAGCAGGCTACGAAGTAGTAATCATCGACAACCTGTCTAATTCAAATGCCAATGTCGTTGACGGCATTGAGAAAATCACTGGCAAACGCCCTGCCTTCGAAAAGGTGGACTGCTGTGATATGGAGGCGCTGGAAGGCGTGTTCAAGAAATACCCCAACATCGAGGGAATCATTCACTTTGCAGCCTCAAAAGCTGTGGGCGAGAGCGTAGAGAAGCCATTGCTCTACTATCGTAACAACCTGACCAGTCTGATTAACCTGCTGGAGCTGATGCCAAAATACAACGTGAAGGGCATCATCTTCTCATCATCTTGCACCGTTTACGGACAACCATCGGAAGACAACCTGCCCGTGACAGAGAACGCCCCCATCCAGAAGGCGCTGTCACCCTATGGGAACACCAAGCAGATCAACGAGGAGATCATACAAGACTACATCCACAGTGGCGCACCCATCAAGAGCATCATCCTGCGCTACTTCAACCCCATCGGTGCCCACCCATCGGCCTTGATCGGCGAACTGCCCAACGGCGTGCCCATGAACCTGATTCCCTTTGTCACGCAGACTGCCATCGGCATCCGCGAGCAACTGAAAATCTTCGGCAACGACTACAACACCCCCGACGGCACCTGCATCCGCGACTACATCTACGTGGTTGACTTGGCAAAGGCTCACGTGAAGGCCATGGAGCGCGTGCTGGACAAGCCCGAGACCGACGCCGTAGAGGTGTTCAACATCGGTACCGGCAAGGGCCTCTCTACACTGGAGGTGGTGCAGGGCTTCGAGAAAGCCACTGGCGTGAAGCTGAACTGGACCTACGCACCACGTCGCGAAGGCGATATCGAGAAAGTGTGGGGCAATGTGGATAAGGCCAACAAGGTGCTGGGCTGGAAAGCCGACACCCCAACAGAAGAGGTTCTGAAGACCGCTTGGCGCTGGCAGAAGAAGCTGCGCGAAGACGGCATTCAATAA
- a CDS encoding cache domain-containing protein has translation MTKLRKSFSAKLCITLLLLGVPIFLTALGLLFAKSHTMIRNEAMGRANSILAATVQNLEHHLMTIETATHAYEWMVKRHMNTDTLLAITNRVVMLNPTVDGCSISAEPFEYNEFGKYMSVYTIRENDTVQSIYEEDYDYHKKKWYDMPKMTGPCWVAYSDEADTLGLALDGMIASYGVPLYDNDSTMWGILSSDLSLLRLSMMMQKEKPYPNSYVMMLDEDGRYFVHPNTSLLFHHTIFENTDKEQHADIIALAYNMTQGKEGNMNVTIDGQRCLVCYRPVPGTPWSLAIVCPDNDILAGYHQLTAIVLTLTIIGLIFILILSYKTAAAAMKPLHALLEKTQSIADGNMEVFVSKSQSTDVIGQLQNSVATMVQSMNIHMGIEQYTIEQTYQRNEELTKAIEQALEAERQKTIFIQNVTHQIRTPLNIIVGFIQVLSDTTINTTDSPLNDDLSDEDTKSIIDTMFHNAVMLYRMVLMLYDSSDTGMTQERMTTAHHETVNCYTLAQETIKYIVRSFPEVHIDIEMNVPQNMSIRTNHLYLMRTLREIIYNSAKYSDGQHIKLIIDKTDTTVTFTVEDTGKGISEETREQLFKFFTKVDVLSEGLGLGLPLSKRHAQNLGGDLTLDTTYTEGCRFVIEVPIGGE, from the coding sequence ATGACTAAACTGCGAAAATCGTTCTCGGCCAAGCTCTGCATCACGCTACTGCTGCTGGGCGTGCCCATCTTCCTGACAGCACTGGGACTGCTGTTTGCCAAGTCGCACACCATGATACGCAATGAGGCCATGGGGCGTGCCAACAGCATTCTGGCGGCAACGGTGCAAAACCTGGAACACCACCTGATGACCATCGAGACTGCCACACATGCCTACGAGTGGATGGTGAAAAGACACATGAACACCGACACGCTGCTGGCCATCACCAACCGCGTGGTGATGCTGAACCCCACCGTCGATGGATGCTCGATCAGTGCCGAACCATTTGAATACAACGAATTTGGTAAATACATGTCGGTTTACACCATCCGGGAAAACGACACCGTGCAGTCGATTTATGAAGAGGACTACGACTACCACAAGAAGAAGTGGTACGACATGCCCAAAATGACAGGCCCCTGCTGGGTGGCCTACTCGGACGAGGCCGACACTCTGGGACTTGCACTGGATGGCATGATTGCCTCCTACGGTGTGCCACTCTACGATAACGACAGCACCATGTGGGGCATACTGTCGAGCGACCTGTCTCTGTTGCGTCTGTCGATGATGATGCAGAAAGAGAAGCCCTACCCCAACTCGTATGTGATGATGCTCGACGAAGACGGACGCTACTTCGTGCACCCCAACACGTCGCTGCTGTTCCATCACACCATCTTTGAGAATACCGACAAAGAGCAACATGCTGACATCATCGCACTGGCCTACAACATGACCCAAGGCAAGGAGGGCAACATGAACGTGACCATCGATGGTCAACGCTGTCTGGTGTGTTACCGCCCCGTGCCTGGCACGCCATGGAGCCTGGCTATCGTGTGCCCCGACAACGACATACTGGCGGGCTATCATCAGTTGACTGCCATCGTGCTGACGCTGACCATCATCGGACTGATCTTCATCCTGATACTGAGCTACAAGACGGCTGCTGCTGCCATGAAACCGCTGCATGCGCTGCTGGAGAAGACACAGAGCATTGCCGACGGCAACATGGAGGTGTTTGTGTCGAAGAGCCAGTCAACAGACGTGATAGGACAACTGCAAAACAGTGTTGCGACTATGGTGCAGTCAATGAACATCCACATGGGCATCGAGCAATACACCATTGAGCAAACTTATCAGCGCAACGAAGAACTGACCAAAGCAATAGAACAGGCACTGGAGGCAGAAAGGCAAAAGACAATATTCATACAGAACGTGACACACCAGATAAGAACGCCACTGAACATCATCGTGGGCTTCATACAGGTGCTGAGCGACACAACCATCAATACGACCGACAGTCCCCTGAACGACGATTTGTCTGACGAAGACACAAAGAGCATCATCGACACCATGTTCCACAACGCTGTGATGCTCTACCGCATGGTGCTGATGCTCTACGACAGTTCGGACACGGGCATGACGCAAGAACGGATGACCACGGCCCATCATGAGACCGTGAACTGCTACACACTGGCACAGGAAACAATCAAGTATATCGTACGCTCGTTCCCAGAAGTGCATATCGACATAGAGATGAACGTGCCACAGAACATGAGCATACGCACCAACCATCTGTACCTGATGCGGACTTTGCGCGAAATCATCTACAACTCAGCCAAATACTCTGACGGTCAGCACATCAAGCTAATCATCGACAAGACTGACACCACCGTGACATTTACGGTAGAAGACACGGGCAAGGGCATCAGCGAGGAGACTCGTGAACAGCTATTTAAGTTCTTCACCAAGGTGGACGTGTTGTCTGAGGGCTTAGGACTGGGATTACCCCTGTCCAAGCGGCATGCGCAGAACCTGGGCGGCGACCTGACACTGGACACCACCTACACCGAAGGTTGCCGTTTCGTCATCGAGGTGCCAATAGGGGGAGAATGA
- a CDS encoding HAMP domain-containing protein yields the protein MKISLISVLSMGVLLMATLILILNYTKREVNHDTVQKAFQTLDATIANIDNMMLTVEQTTGNIYMNLQPYLNKPETVSECRRQIMDANPYVTGCTIAFDEDYLSQAWLATVMKSGLPTWKNRSLKEGKKQEPVTTYVMPMTDRHGVITVDISLNMLSQIVLAAKPSEHSYCVLLDSDGSLIVHHDKSRLNNETVFDFYDQAEDKNICKAAQKMVAGESGYMPFSVDGNKYFVFYKPFERRNTTEYYNDDMNWSAGIVYPRTDIYGDYDTLRLWTSVVAIAGLLLMFASYYTIIRRQLKPLRMLTERAKSLAKGQYNEPIPDSRHHDEIGQLQANFQKMQQRLAKHAEEVEQLTNNYRQHGEQLSAAYERAKNANKTMTDFMHNMTNQMIPPAHAIFNDMKDLADFRQKRTTINIDEMADNIERNSRTITLLLNDMLNISDNDLRKEACDD from the coding sequence TTGAAGATAAGTCTTATTAGCGTGTTATCTATGGGCGTACTGCTCATGGCTACTCTCATATTGATACTCAATTACACCAAGAGAGAGGTGAACCACGACACCGTACAGAAAGCCTTTCAGACATTGGATGCCACCATCGCAAATATTGACAACATGATGCTGACCGTGGAACAGACCACCGGCAACATCTATATGAACCTGCAACCCTACTTGAACAAGCCCGAGACAGTGAGCGAATGCAGGCGGCAAATCATGGATGCCAACCCCTACGTGACAGGTTGCACCATCGCCTTCGACGAAGACTACCTGTCGCAAGCCTGGCTGGCAACTGTCATGAAGTCGGGACTGCCAACATGGAAAAACCGCAGTCTGAAAGAGGGCAAAAAGCAGGAACCCGTGACCACCTATGTCATGCCCATGACAGACCGCCACGGCGTGATCACGGTAGATATCTCGCTCAACATGCTGTCGCAGATTGTACTGGCCGCCAAGCCGTCGGAACACTCGTACTGTGTGCTGCTGGACAGCGACGGGTCGCTGATTGTGCACCACGACAAGAGCCGACTGAACAACGAGACGGTGTTTGACTTCTACGACCAAGCAGAAGACAAAAACATCTGCAAGGCGGCACAGAAGATGGTGGCAGGCGAAAGCGGCTACATGCCCTTCAGCGTTGACGGCAACAAATACTTCGTGTTCTACAAGCCGTTTGAACGCAGAAACACTACTGAATACTACAACGACGACATGAACTGGAGCGCTGGCATCGTGTACCCCAGAACTGATATCTACGGCGACTACGACACGCTGAGACTTTGGACATCTGTCGTCGCCATTGCCGGACTGTTGCTGATGTTTGCCTCCTACTATACCATCATTCGCCGCCAGTTGAAGCCACTGCGGATGCTGACAGAGCGAGCCAAGAGTCTGGCCAAGGGACAATACAACGAGCCCATCCCCGACAGCCGTCACCACGACGAGATTGGGCAGCTGCAAGCCAACTTCCAAAAGATGCAGCAAAGACTGGCCAAGCATGCCGAAGAGGTGGAACAGCTGACCAACAACTATAGACAGCACGGCGAACAACTAAGTGCTGCCTATGAACGCGCCAAGAATGCCAACAAGACCATGACGGACTTCATGCACAACATGACCAACCAGATGATACCGCCGGCTCACGCTATCTTCAACGACATGAAGGACCTGGCCGACTTCAGGCAGAAAAGAACTACCATCAACATTGATGAAATGGCCGACAACATAGAGCGCAACAGCCGCACCATCACCCTGTTGCTGAACGACATGCTAAACATATCGGACAACGACTTGAGAAAGGAGGCCTGCGATGACTAA